A window from Betta splendens chromosome 1, fBetSpl5.4, whole genome shotgun sequence encodes these proteins:
- the sorbs2a gene encoding sorbin and SH3 domain-containing protein 2 isoform X7, whose protein sequence is MNTGSDSHSSDLDSWRSHSATDGLRNGDANSSSLAAKGFRSVRPNLQDKKSPTQDVNHVPLPPPRRESFHLSVGTNAQADGFSPSTLTFAQNEKSVLKESYTISSTSSCVFSETGAHPIAQEHQPAFPNDISICSASASTNKQVQARKVSSLKLTPVTIADPPVHLNSYLNVEPKTQTTGSPPPTSSPSQRLPILSQPLTQTALLSVHLSPENLKNLGPQPSNPTVELKAPAQAQAHTTHPTQCQLEAPPAVPPRPSPAELLGQVLSHAMNGSTGHPQRPLSPPSYPPPPPSLHTGLQRQSRSSEGSESITRESMVSGLTSVSSTVPIARFSEEEKKVSIIKAPHYEGIGPVDESGIPIAIRTTVDRPKDWYKTMFKQIHKVHKADDDYSDTYNASYAIINNDDHSLSSGTTMAHPAPRTHTYRPLSKSPSNNGGCLGPREHSPSPVPPPPPAMQSLLQLRARDSEREKDSPDMNEWGPPDRKVDTRKYRAEPKSIFEYEPGKSSILEHERPTYDDIDLENEPWYKFFSELEFGRPPPKKRLDYNPDISARQRIETSLHIASADKTPERPASVASDYRKRRKSEPSSSQANAHSQSRAATSPKPVDACRPSSSSSSSLKKPVIRSSPSSPSRAKGGDACNMYSNSLTSPGPCQPPYLPPVPPESVHCQEDASQEGSSSSKRSVCCKNGWQAKHQDAETWSSAEEAPPSPAKLKSRSCDDLLSDGHSGSGGRHATRSESAGSLLCDGNPSGSTASTSSRSLPRLHRRRAHDSPGFLQLYRKMHHIDRAQLIPSEVIRSVRARILELERQPHLHRHRLSPWGADVPRDMVPNRISEYERLIQKSKSMPNLGDGEMPSGTTTPGGSSSRASSGGGGGTPCFSKRRFSIESLLEEDNNGNNGTVPHTMDHIRRPRSPPEGQPRVGPEPTHGAFPTPRGSQDPQANPDYSDSEQDAIASDLSDFIQVEGSSFCSESDFDHCSLTSSESLFGSSTLHHHHMRHHHHHHHHHHPGHQSVGQSQGYQHRHLISTCKGRCPASYTRFTTMLRHERERARQEHQRASQQSRSSLSQMQNSHSQQAMSKLAFLVSPVPFRRKKGSPPTSRRSSSGGGHGSRPKSKQAIYEALDAALRDIYEHIQAERGHRGTRAPDDSILRRILAELLPNVPERSSSLRGRRGCWQGGHSSASLYPDGSLSGYATYRGDSSTPRLQSPRLQSPISACYGRHSDTSNNNDYGEEQGNGNGLSYSDQDVSRTYSTMDGRHTPQSRRPTPDREVSHKQMTQLILFSLLHQKQPARAIYDFKAQTPKELTFKKGDAVNIIRQIDNNWYEGEHRGRVGIFPISYVEKMPSSEKPQPIRPPPPAQVREIGEAVARYNFNADTNVELSLRKGEKIIVIRQVDQNWYEGKIPDTNKQGIFPVSYVDIVKRSPSRSSTHHIDPHGYPGNRTPSTTPVKSFHHLHPSSTTCELPLSKPSTRLDFQAVTNEWLSLTMDPSMITPAHSLATTPIPPTPPPLPPDLANFPKAQWPIPSAVPTQRDFAHLPQTISRTPPIKEGLGHTPTILPFTPPPLLSSPPPPDPYSPFISPPPDLSFYNNSCRRPPETAQMLHFNKSKDLSCTVSQKSSSKNLEQHKSTVPMDKTIKTPDVKMRVKDPYDELLSMILDGSTSKDVVEPAKLSVGDSEPVTQTNESKRKWSEPKAAKSHQPASKPPAVSSGRDSAGSARLDVQFHKPVTMEPLTVIWEGQLRSDDEPVASQRWSSVKGKGYTELFIEEEGETLEDKEEDASVMNERLNPQLSHPGVSSPSAPPPLVSFPPFSAASTSVCVSPSSRSQQCDHDTAPLSPPVSPRPPSLPHLSTSPLPPVSLSPPVSPSPLHVSHSPSNISTQRSVSLSSTPPCPSRPVASFAGSESPLLLPALSPSKPASPPLAMPRSPPTVPHQGRRSPKVKQDPVVGGKPPRSPILSRRFYLSPIRGRRRLVQDALQGGGDPYQALYNYMPRNEDELELREGDIVDVMEKCDDGWFVGPLHPFMENSALGKCFYLSLISTFGCGPGFSELE, encoded by the exons GGAGTGATTCTCACTCATCAGACCTAG ATTCTTGGCGATCACACAGTGCCACAGATGGCCTTAGGAATGGAGATGCCAACAGCTCATCTCTTGCAGCTAAAGGCTTTCGCAGTGTCAGGCCCAACCTACAGGACAAAAAGTCACCAACACAG GATGTCAACCATGTGCCTTTGCCACCACCCCGGAGGGAAAGTTTCCACTTGTCCGTCGGCACTAATGCCCAGGCTGATGGTTTTAGCCCTAGCACACTAACATTTGCTCAGAATGAAAAATCAGTTTTGAAAGAGTCCTACACTATCAGTAGCACATCATCCTGTGTCTTCTCGGAGACGGGTGCACACCCCATCGCACAGGAACACCAGCCCGCATTTCCAAATGACATTAGCATATGTAGTGCATCTGCCTCCACTAATAAACAGGTCCAGGCTCGCAAGGTGTCTTCCCTCAAACTAACCCCAGTCACCATTGCTGACCCCCCTGTGCACCTCAACTCTTACCTTAATGTCGAACCTAAGACCCAGACCACAGGCTCCCCTCCACCCACTTCCTCACCATCACAAAGGCTTCCCATCCTTTCTCAGCCCCTGACGCAGACAGCGTTGCTTTCTGTCCATTTGAGCCCGGAGAACCTGAAAAATCTGGGACCTCAGCCTTCAAATCCCACAGTGGAACTCAAAGCCCCTGCTCAAGCCCAAGCTCATACCACACATCCAACTCAATGCCAGCTGGAGGCTCCTCCTGCAGTTCCTCCAAGACCTTCTCCGGCAGAGCTGTTG GGCCAGGTCCTCTCCCACGCAATGAATGGTAGTACTGGCCATCCACAGAGGCCCCTCTCACCTCCATCCtaccctccacctcccccctcaCTGCACACAGGGCTccagagacagagcaggagtTCAG AGGGCAGCGAGTCTATCACCAGAGAATCTATGGTGTCAGGCCTCACCAGTGTCAGCAGTACTGTGCCTATTGCCCGCTtctcagaagaagaaaaaaaggtttCGATTATTAAAGCCCCTCATTATGAAGGCATTGGCCCAGTGGACGAGTCAGGCATCCCAATCGCCATCCGCACG ACGGTGGATAGGCCTAAGGATTGGTACAAAACAATGTTCAAACAAATCCACAAGGTCCATAAAGCAG ATGATGACTACTCAGACACCTACAATGCTTCATATGCCATCATAAACAACG ATGACCACAGCCTGTCATCCGGCACCACCATGGCCCACCCCGCCCCCCGAACACATACATACAGGCCACTGTCAAAGAGCCCCTCCAACAACGGAGGATGTCTTGGGCCTCGGGAACATTCACCATCTCCTGTACCTCCACCACCCCCAGCCATGCAAtccctcctgcagctgaggGCCAGAGACAGTGAACGTGAAAAAGACTCCCCAGATAT GAATGAATGGGGTCCTCCAGACAGGAAAGTGGACACACGAAAGTACCGTGCAGAGCCCAAGAGTATTTTTGAATATGAGCCCGGAAAGTCCTCTATTCTGGAGCATGAAAGACCA ACCTATGATGACATAGATTTAGAGAACGAGCCTTGGTATAAGTTCTTTTCCGAGCTGGAGTTTGGGCGGCCG CCTCCTAAAAAACGACTGGATTATAATCCAGACATCTCCGCTCGCCAGCGCATTGAG ACGTCTCTGCACATTGCTTCTGCAGACAAGACTCCAGAGAGACCTGCAAG TGTTGCTAGCGACtacagaaaaagaaggaagtcTGAGCCATCAAGTTCCCAAGCGAACGCTCActctcagagcagagctgcaacgTCACCTAAACCGGTGGATGCCTgcaggcccagcagcagcagcagcagcagcctaaAGAAGCCTGTCATTCGGTCCTCACCATCTTCACCCTCCAGAGCCAAAG GTGGGGACGCATGCAACATGTATTCGAACAGTTTGACCTCCCCAGGTCCCTGTCAGCCCCCCTATTTGCCGCCGGTCCCCCCTGAGTCTGTTCATTGCCAAGAGGACGCCAGCCAGGAAGGGAGCTCTTCCTCTAAGCGTTCTGTGTGTTGTAAGAATGGTTGGCAGGCGAAACACCAGGATGCTGAGACATGGAGCAGTGCAGAGGAGGCGCCACCCTCTCCTGCCAAGCTCAAGTCACGCAGCTGCGATGACTTACTCAGTGACGGACATTCTGGCTCCGGCGGACGCCACGCCACTCGGTCAGAAAGCGCTGGGTCCCTTTTGTGCGATGGGAATCCCTCAGGTTCAACCGCGTCCACCTCCAGTCGCTCGTTGCCACGTCTCCACCGACGCCGGGCACATGATTCACCGGGCTTTCTCCAGCTGTACCGTAAAATGCACCACATAGACAGAGCTCAGCTTATTCCATCCGAGGTCATCCGCTCCGTCCGTGCTCGCATCCTTGAACTGGAGCGCCAGCCTCACTTGCATCGCCATCGCCTTTCTCCTTGGGGTGCGGATGTGCCCCGCGATATGGTGCCAAACCGCATTTCTGAGTATGAGCGCCTCATTCAGAAATCCAAGTCCATGCCCAATTTGGGCGACGGTGAGATGCCCTCGGGCACCACCACACCAGGTGGCTCATCATCTCGAGCCAGCAGCGGTGGTGGCGGCGGGACCCCCTGTTTTTCAAAACGCCGGTTTTCCATAGAGTCTTTATTGGAGGAAGACAACAATGGCAATAATGGAACGGTACCTCACACCATGGACCACATACGCAGACCTCGTAGCCCACCAGAGGGTCAGCCTCGTGTTGGACCAGAGCCCACCCATGGAGCCTTTCCCACTCCTCGTGGTTCCCAAGATCCACAGGCAAACCCGGATTATTCTGACAGTGAACAGGATGCTATTGCGTCAGACCTCAGTGACTTCATACAGGTGGAGGGCTCTTCATTTTGCAGTGAGAGTGACTTTGACCATTGCTCACTAACCTCCTCTGAGAGTTTGTTTGGCTCCTCCACCCTTCACCATCACCACATgcgtcatcatcaccaccatcaccaccaccaccaccctggtCACCAAAGTGTAGGCCAGAGCCAGGGTTACCAACACCGCCACCTCATCAGCACCTGCAAAGGCCGCTGTCCTGCCTCTTATACGCGTTTCACAACGATGCTTCgccacgagagagagagagcccgcCAGGAGCACCAGAGAGCTTCACAGCAGAGCCGCAGTAGTCTTTCCCAAATGCAGAACTCACACTCCCAGCAAGCGATGTCCAAGCTGGCCTTTCTGGTCAGCCCAGTGCCTTTCCGAAGGAAAAAGGGCTCACCGCCTACCTCTCGAAGAAGCAGTAGTGGTGGAGGTCACGGTAGCAGACCAAAGTCCAAACAGGCTATATATGAAGCGCTAGATGCAGCCTTAAGGGATATATATGAGCACATTCAAGCAGAGAGAGGACACAGAGGCACTAGGGCACCAGATGATAGCATCTTGAGGAGAATACTGGCCGAACTGCTGCCAAACGTGCCTGAGCGGAGCTCCTCACTGCGGGGTAGGAGGGGGTGCTGGCAAGGGGGCCACTCCTCTGCATCTTTGTACCCAGATGGGAGCCTCTCTGGTTACGCCACGTACAGAGGGGATTCTTCCACACCACGGTTACAGTCTCCACGACTACAGTCACCAATCAGTGCCTGTTACGGACGCCACTCGGACACCTCAAACAATAATGATTATGGAGAGGAGCAGGGCAACGGAAATGGTCTCTCTTATTCAG ACCAGGATGTCTCTAGAACCTATTCCACCATGGATGGACGTCACACTCCCCAGAGCAGAAGACCTACGCCCGACAGAGAG GTCTCCCATAAACAGATGACACAACTTATTCTGTTCTCTCTTCTCCATCAGAAACAGCCGGCAAGAGCCATTTATGATTTTAAGGCACAAACGCCTAA GgagctgacatttaaaaagggTGATGCTGTCAACATCATCAGGCAGATAGATAACAACTGGTATGAAGGAGAGCACCGTGGGCGAGTGGGGATATTCCCTATATCCTATGTGGAG AAGATGCCATCTTCAGAGAAACCACAGCCAATTCGACCTCCGCCACCAGCACAGGTCCGGGAGATTGGAGAGGCAGTGGCTCGCTACAACTTCAATGCTGATACAAATGTGGAGCTGTCCCTCAGAAAG GGTGAGAAGATCATTGTGATACGGCAGGTGGATCAGAACTGGTATGAAGGGAAGATCCCAGACACAAACAAGCAGGGCATCTTTCCTGTGTCCTACGTTGACATTGTGAAGCGCTCTCCATCCAGGAGCTCCACTCACCACATAGATCCTCACGGTTACCCTGGCAACAGGACACCAAGCACCACACCTGTCAAG TCTTTCCACCATCTACATCCATCCTCCACCACCTGTGAGCTCCCCTTGTCCAAGCCCTCGACAAGGCTTGATTTTCAAGCTGTCACCAACGAGTGGCTGTCCCTCACAATGGACCCGTCAATGATCACTCCAGCTCACTCCCTCGCTACTACCCCTATACCgcccacacctcctcctcttccacctgACCTTGCAAACTTTCCCAAGGCTCAGTGGCCTATACCCTCAgctgtgccaacacaaagagACTTTGCTCATCTGCCCCAAACCATTTCTAGAACTCCACCTATTAAAGAAGGTTTGGGTCACACCCCGACCATTCTGCCTTTCACACCACCCccccttctttcttctcctccacctccagaccCCTATTCCCCCTTCATCTCTCCACCGCCTGACTTGTCCTTttacaacaacagctgcagacGGCCCCCAGAAACAGCCCAAATGTTACACTTTAATAAGTCAAAAGATTTGTCTTGCACAGTTTCACAAAAGTCTTCCTCCAAAAATCTAGAGCAGCACAAATCCACTGTGCCTATGGACAAAACTATCAAAACCCCTGATGTTAAGATGCGAGTAAAAGACCCTTATGATGAGCTGTTATCCATGATCTTGGATGGTTCTACCAGTAAAGATGTTGTTGAACCTGCCAAATTATCTGTGGGAGATTCTGAACCAGTTACCCAAACTAATGAATCCAAGAGGAAGTGGTCTGAGCCAAAAGCAGCAAAATCCCACCAGCCAGCAAGCAAACCCCCAGCAGTCAGTTCAGGCAGGGACTCAGCAGGCAGTGCCCGGTTAGATGTGCAGTTTCACAAGCCTGTGACAATGGAGCCGCTCACTGTCATCTGGGAGGGGCAGTTAAGGTCAGATGATGAACCAGTCGCATCTCAGAGATGGTCGTCAGTAAAGGGGAAAGGATATACTGAGTTGTTCATTGAGGAAGAAGGTGAAACTTTagaagacaaagaggaagatgCTAGCGTTATGAATGAAAGACTCAATCCACAG CTCTCTCACCCTGGCGTGTCCTCGCCTTCTGCTCCGCCACCTCTCGTCTCATTCCCTCCTTTCTCCGCTGCTTctacttctgtttgtgtttcaccttCTTCACGCTCACAACAGTGTGATCACGACACCgcgcctctctctccacccGTCTCGCCTCGGCCTCCGTCTCTGCCACACCTTTCAACATCCCCCTTAcctccagtctctctctctcctcccgtctcACCGTCTCCCCTCCATGTTTCTCACTCCCCTTCGAACATTTCCACCCAgcgctctgtctctctgtcctcaaCCCCTCCCTGTCCTTCTCGCCCGGTTGCGTCCTTTGCTGGCTCAGagtctcctcttctcctccctgctctgtCTCCCTCTAAACCTGCTTCTCCTCCCCTTGCTATGCCCCGCTCTCCTCCCACTGTACCTCATCAAGGACGTAGGTCTCCCAAGGTTAAG CAGGATCCAGTTGTTGGTGGTAAACCTCCTCGTAGTCCCATCTTGTCCCGGAGGTTCTATCTGTCACCCATTAGAGGTCGAAGG AGATTGGTGCAAGATGCActccaaggaggaggagaccc GTACCAAGCCCTGTACAACTACATGCCGCGCAatgaggacgagctggagctgagggaggGTGATATCGTTGATGTTATGGAGAAGTGTGATGACGGCTGGTTTGTAG GACCTTTACATCCTTTTATGGAAAACTCTGCCCTTGGCAAATGTTTCTATTTGAGTTTAATCTCCACTTTTGGCTGTGGTCCAGGCTTCAGTGAGCTGGAATAG
- the sorbs2a gene encoding sorbin and SH3 domain-containing protein 1 isoform X19 — translation MDGRHTPQSRRPTPDREVSHKQMTQLILFSLLHQKQPARAIYDFKAQTPKELTFKKGDAVNIIRQIDNNWYEGEHRGRVGIFPISYVEKMPSSEKPQPIRPPPPAQVREIGEAVARYNFNADTNVELSLRKGEKIIVIRQVDQNWYEGKIPDTNKQGIFPVSYVDIVKRSPSRSSTHHIDPHGYPGNRTPSTTPVKSFHHLHPSSTTCELPLSKPSTRLDFQAVTNEWLSLTMDPSMITPAHSLATTPIPPTPPPLPPDLANFPKAQWPIPSAVPTQRDFAHLPQTISRTPPIKEGLGHTPTILPFTPPPLLSSPPPPDPYSPFISPPPDLSFYNNSCRRPPETAQMLHFNKSKDLSCTVSQKSSSKNLEQHKSTVPMDKTIKTPDVKMRVKDPYDELLSMILDGSTSKDVVEPAKLSVGDSEPVTQTNESKRKWSEPKAAKSHQPASKPPAVSSGRDSAGSARLDVQFHKPVTMEPLTVIWEGQLRSDDEPVASQRWSSVKGKGYTELFIEEEGETLEDKEEDASVMNERLNPQLSHPGVSSPSAPPPLVSFPPFSAASTSVCVSPSSRSQQCDHDTAPLSPPVSPRPPSLPHLSTSPLPPVSLSPPVSPSPLHVSHSPSNISTQRSVSLSSTPPCPSRPVASFAGSESPLLLPALSPSKPASPPLAMPRSPPTVPHQGRRSPKVKQDPVVGGKPPRSPILSRRFYLSPIRGRRRLVQDALQGGGDPYQALYNYMPRNEDELELREGDIVDVMEKCDDGWFVGPLHPFMENSALGKCFYLSLISTFGCGPGFSELE, via the exons ATGGATGGACGTCACACTCCCCAGAGCAGAAGACCTACGCCCGACAGAGAG GTCTCCCATAAACAGATGACACAACTTATTCTGTTCTCTCTTCTCCATCAGAAACAGCCGGCAAGAGCCATTTATGATTTTAAGGCACAAACGCCTAA GgagctgacatttaaaaagggTGATGCTGTCAACATCATCAGGCAGATAGATAACAACTGGTATGAAGGAGAGCACCGTGGGCGAGTGGGGATATTCCCTATATCCTATGTGGAG AAGATGCCATCTTCAGAGAAACCACAGCCAATTCGACCTCCGCCACCAGCACAGGTCCGGGAGATTGGAGAGGCAGTGGCTCGCTACAACTTCAATGCTGATACAAATGTGGAGCTGTCCCTCAGAAAG GGTGAGAAGATCATTGTGATACGGCAGGTGGATCAGAACTGGTATGAAGGGAAGATCCCAGACACAAACAAGCAGGGCATCTTTCCTGTGTCCTACGTTGACATTGTGAAGCGCTCTCCATCCAGGAGCTCCACTCACCACATAGATCCTCACGGTTACCCTGGCAACAGGACACCAAGCACCACACCTGTCAAG TCTTTCCACCATCTACATCCATCCTCCACCACCTGTGAGCTCCCCTTGTCCAAGCCCTCGACAAGGCTTGATTTTCAAGCTGTCACCAACGAGTGGCTGTCCCTCACAATGGACCCGTCAATGATCACTCCAGCTCACTCCCTCGCTACTACCCCTATACCgcccacacctcctcctcttccacctgACCTTGCAAACTTTCCCAAGGCTCAGTGGCCTATACCCTCAgctgtgccaacacaaagagACTTTGCTCATCTGCCCCAAACCATTTCTAGAACTCCACCTATTAAAGAAGGTTTGGGTCACACCCCGACCATTCTGCCTTTCACACCACCCccccttctttcttctcctccacctccagaccCCTATTCCCCCTTCATCTCTCCACCGCCTGACTTGTCCTTttacaacaacagctgcagacGGCCCCCAGAAACAGCCCAAATGTTACACTTTAATAAGTCAAAAGATTTGTCTTGCACAGTTTCACAAAAGTCTTCCTCCAAAAATCTAGAGCAGCACAAATCCACTGTGCCTATGGACAAAACTATCAAAACCCCTGATGTTAAGATGCGAGTAAAAGACCCTTATGATGAGCTGTTATCCATGATCTTGGATGGTTCTACCAGTAAAGATGTTGTTGAACCTGCCAAATTATCTGTGGGAGATTCTGAACCAGTTACCCAAACTAATGAATCCAAGAGGAAGTGGTCTGAGCCAAAAGCAGCAAAATCCCACCAGCCAGCAAGCAAACCCCCAGCAGTCAGTTCAGGCAGGGACTCAGCAGGCAGTGCCCGGTTAGATGTGCAGTTTCACAAGCCTGTGACAATGGAGCCGCTCACTGTCATCTGGGAGGGGCAGTTAAGGTCAGATGATGAACCAGTCGCATCTCAGAGATGGTCGTCAGTAAAGGGGAAAGGATATACTGAGTTGTTCATTGAGGAAGAAGGTGAAACTTTagaagacaaagaggaagatgCTAGCGTTATGAATGAAAGACTCAATCCACAG CTCTCTCACCCTGGCGTGTCCTCGCCTTCTGCTCCGCCACCTCTCGTCTCATTCCCTCCTTTCTCCGCTGCTTctacttctgtttgtgtttcaccttCTTCACGCTCACAACAGTGTGATCACGACACCgcgcctctctctccacccGTCTCGCCTCGGCCTCCGTCTCTGCCACACCTTTCAACATCCCCCTTAcctccagtctctctctctcctcccgtctcACCGTCTCCCCTCCATGTTTCTCACTCCCCTTCGAACATTTCCACCCAgcgctctgtctctctgtcctcaaCCCCTCCCTGTCCTTCTCGCCCGGTTGCGTCCTTTGCTGGCTCAGagtctcctcttctcctccctgctctgtCTCCCTCTAAACCTGCTTCTCCTCCCCTTGCTATGCCCCGCTCTCCTCCCACTGTACCTCATCAAGGACGTAGGTCTCCCAAGGTTAAG CAGGATCCAGTTGTTGGTGGTAAACCTCCTCGTAGTCCCATCTTGTCCCGGAGGTTCTATCTGTCACCCATTAGAGGTCGAAGG AGATTGGTGCAAGATGCActccaaggaggaggagaccc GTACCAAGCCCTGTACAACTACATGCCGCGCAatgaggacgagctggagctgagggaggGTGATATCGTTGATGTTATGGAGAAGTGTGATGACGGCTGGTTTGTAG GACCTTTACATCCTTTTATGGAAAACTCTGCCCTTGGCAAATGTTTCTATTTGAGTTTAATCTCCACTTTTGGCTGTGGTCCAGGCTTCAGTGAGCTGGAATAG
- the sorbs2a gene encoding sorbin and SH3 domain-containing protein 1 isoform X20 — translation MDGRHTPQSRRPTPDREKQPARAIYDFKAQTPKELTFKKGDAVNIIRQIDNNWYEGEHRGRVGIFPISYVEKMPSSEKPQPIRPPPPAQVREIGEAVARYNFNADTNVELSLRKGEKIIVIRQVDQNWYEGKIPDTNKQGIFPVSYVDIVKRSPSRSSTHHIDPHGYPGNRTPSTTPVKSFHHLHPSSTTCELPLSKPSTRLDFQAVTNEWLSLTMDPSMITPAHSLATTPIPPTPPPLPPDLANFPKAQWPIPSAVPTQRDFAHLPQTISRTPPIKEGLGHTPTILPFTPPPLLSSPPPPDPYSPFISPPPDLSFYNNSCRRPPETAQMLHFNKSKDLSCTVSQKSSSKNLEQHKSTVPMDKTIKTPDVKMRVKDPYDELLSMILDGSTSKDVVEPAKLSVGDSEPVTQTNESKRKWSEPKAAKSHQPASKPPAVSSGRDSAGSARLDVQFHKPVTMEPLTVIWEGQLRSDDEPVASQRWSSVKGKGYTELFIEEEGETLEDKEEDASVMNERLNPQLSHPGVSSPSAPPPLVSFPPFSAASTSVCVSPSSRSQQCDHDTAPLSPPVSPRPPSLPHLSTSPLPPVSLSPPVSPSPLHVSHSPSNISTQRSVSLSSTPPCPSRPVASFAGSESPLLLPALSPSKPASPPLAMPRSPPTVPHQGRRSPKVKQDPVVGGKPPRSPILSRRFYLSPIRGRRRLVQDALQGGGDPYQALYNYMPRNEDELELREGDIVDVMEKCDDGWFVGPLHPFMENSALGKCFYLSLISTFGCGPGFSELE, via the exons ATGGATGGACGTCACACTCCCCAGAGCAGAAGACCTACGCCCGACAGAGAG AAACAGCCGGCAAGAGCCATTTATGATTTTAAGGCACAAACGCCTAA GgagctgacatttaaaaagggTGATGCTGTCAACATCATCAGGCAGATAGATAACAACTGGTATGAAGGAGAGCACCGTGGGCGAGTGGGGATATTCCCTATATCCTATGTGGAG AAGATGCCATCTTCAGAGAAACCACAGCCAATTCGACCTCCGCCACCAGCACAGGTCCGGGAGATTGGAGAGGCAGTGGCTCGCTACAACTTCAATGCTGATACAAATGTGGAGCTGTCCCTCAGAAAG GGTGAGAAGATCATTGTGATACGGCAGGTGGATCAGAACTGGTATGAAGGGAAGATCCCAGACACAAACAAGCAGGGCATCTTTCCTGTGTCCTACGTTGACATTGTGAAGCGCTCTCCATCCAGGAGCTCCACTCACCACATAGATCCTCACGGTTACCCTGGCAACAGGACACCAAGCACCACACCTGTCAAG TCTTTCCACCATCTACATCCATCCTCCACCACCTGTGAGCTCCCCTTGTCCAAGCCCTCGACAAGGCTTGATTTTCAAGCTGTCACCAACGAGTGGCTGTCCCTCACAATGGACCCGTCAATGATCACTCCAGCTCACTCCCTCGCTACTACCCCTATACCgcccacacctcctcctcttccacctgACCTTGCAAACTTTCCCAAGGCTCAGTGGCCTATACCCTCAgctgtgccaacacaaagagACTTTGCTCATCTGCCCCAAACCATTTCTAGAACTCCACCTATTAAAGAAGGTTTGGGTCACACCCCGACCATTCTGCCTTTCACACCACCCccccttctttcttctcctccacctccagaccCCTATTCCCCCTTCATCTCTCCACCGCCTGACTTGTCCTTttacaacaacagctgcagacGGCCCCCAGAAACAGCCCAAATGTTACACTTTAATAAGTCAAAAGATTTGTCTTGCACAGTTTCACAAAAGTCTTCCTCCAAAAATCTAGAGCAGCACAAATCCACTGTGCCTATGGACAAAACTATCAAAACCCCTGATGTTAAGATGCGAGTAAAAGACCCTTATGATGAGCTGTTATCCATGATCTTGGATGGTTCTACCAGTAAAGATGTTGTTGAACCTGCCAAATTATCTGTGGGAGATTCTGAACCAGTTACCCAAACTAATGAATCCAAGAGGAAGTGGTCTGAGCCAAAAGCAGCAAAATCCCACCAGCCAGCAAGCAAACCCCCAGCAGTCAGTTCAGGCAGGGACTCAGCAGGCAGTGCCCGGTTAGATGTGCAGTTTCACAAGCCTGTGACAATGGAGCCGCTCACTGTCATCTGGGAGGGGCAGTTAAGGTCAGATGATGAACCAGTCGCATCTCAGAGATGGTCGTCAGTAAAGGGGAAAGGATATACTGAGTTGTTCATTGAGGAAGAAGGTGAAACTTTagaagacaaagaggaagatgCTAGCGTTATGAATGAAAGACTCAATCCACAG CTCTCTCACCCTGGCGTGTCCTCGCCTTCTGCTCCGCCACCTCTCGTCTCATTCCCTCCTTTCTCCGCTGCTTctacttctgtttgtgtttcaccttCTTCACGCTCACAACAGTGTGATCACGACACCgcgcctctctctccacccGTCTCGCCTCGGCCTCCGTCTCTGCCACACCTTTCAACATCCCCCTTAcctccagtctctctctctcctcccgtctcACCGTCTCCCCTCCATGTTTCTCACTCCCCTTCGAACATTTCCACCCAgcgctctgtctctctgtcctcaaCCCCTCCCTGTCCTTCTCGCCCGGTTGCGTCCTTTGCTGGCTCAGagtctcctcttctcctccctgctctgtCTCCCTCTAAACCTGCTTCTCCTCCCCTTGCTATGCCCCGCTCTCCTCCCACTGTACCTCATCAAGGACGTAGGTCTCCCAAGGTTAAG CAGGATCCAGTTGTTGGTGGTAAACCTCCTCGTAGTCCCATCTTGTCCCGGAGGTTCTATCTGTCACCCATTAGAGGTCGAAGG AGATTGGTGCAAGATGCActccaaggaggaggagaccc GTACCAAGCCCTGTACAACTACATGCCGCGCAatgaggacgagctggagctgagggaggGTGATATCGTTGATGTTATGGAGAAGTGTGATGACGGCTGGTTTGTAG GACCTTTACATCCTTTTATGGAAAACTCTGCCCTTGGCAAATGTTTCTATTTGAGTTTAATCTCCACTTTTGGCTGTGGTCCAGGCTTCAGTGAGCTGGAATAG